Part of the Geoalkalibacter ferrihydriticus DSM 17813 genome is shown below.
GACCATGACCTGGCGCAGCACCGGCAACAGCTGCTCGGGGCTCTCGACCAAAACCTGACCAATGGAGATTTCTCCGCCGCGTGTGACGCTCACCACCAGGGGATCCTGGACCTGATCCAGGGTCGGAGCATCGGCCACTTCGGGCAGATTGACCTCGACGCCGCTTTGCATCATGGGCACTGTAACCATGAACATGATCAGCAGAACCAGCATGACATCGACAAAGGGCGTGACATTGATCTGGGAGAGCATGCGGCGCCCCCCCGCATCGCGGCGGCCGACTTCCAAACCCAAGGGTTAGCGCCTCCCCATCCGCTCGACGATATTGAGGAATTCCTGAGAAAAATTATCCATCTGGTTGCTCAGGTTGGTGATTTTGGCCAGGTAATGATTATAACCCACCACCGCCGGGATGGCCGCGGCCAGACCGATGGCGGTGGCCAACAGGGCTTCGGAGATGCCGGGGGCGACCACCGCCAGAGAAGCACTGCCGGTTTCGCCGATTTCATGGAAGGAATCCATGATTCCCCACACGGTGCCGAACAGCCCGATGAAGGGCGCAATGGAGCCGGTGGTGGCGAGAAAGGGCAGGTACTTTTCCAGGCGCTGAATCTCCGAAGTCGTTGCACGCCGCAGGGCACGTGCGACATTGTCGCCGCCACTGAAATCAAAACTTTGCGGCGCATCTTCGCCCTCGCGGCGCCGCTGACCCTTTATCAATTCCTGATAGGCCTCACGGAACAGCACGCTCAGGGGGGCATGGGGAAAATCGCGCAATCCCTGGCTGATAACATCAAAGCGCTTCTTGGCCCAGAAAAAGTCGAGAAAACGCTGAGAATCGCGCATGGCCCGGTAAACCACTCGTCCCTTGTAAAAAATGATGGCCCAGGACACCACGGATGAATAGATGAGAATCAGCACGACCAGCTTGACCACCGGTCCTGCCTCGAGAAGCATGTCCACGTATCTGTCTCCCTGAAAAAGCGACGGTTTTTCAATAACGAAGCTGCGATTATCGACGATCCCCCCGCGCAAGTCAACAACGACCAAACAAGGTGGCTTGCCGAGTTCGCTTAAGCGTTTATGCTTGAAGGAAATCAGGGAGTTTGGCGCCATGATCGAACTTGCCGACATCCGCCGAGCCGCTGCCCATCTGCAGGGGCGCGTACGGCGCACCGAGCTGATCCACTCACCCTATCTCTCCGAGCGCCTGGGCTCGCCCCTGTTTTTCAAGTGCGAAAATCTACAGCGGACCGGCTCCTTCAAAATTCGCGGCGCAACCTGGTTTCTTGCCTGCCAGGAGCGCGCGCGCCTAGCCGCCGGGGTCATCACCGCCTCGGCCGGCAACCATGCACAGGGCGTCGCCCTGGCCGCCACCCTAGCAGGCATTCAGGCCACGGTCGTCATGCCCGAAACCACGCCCTTGGCCAAAGTGCTTGCCGCGCGTGACTACGGCGCCCGGGTCATTCTGCGCGGCAGCACTTACGACGAGGCGGCCGCTGTAGCCCGCACTCTGGAGCAGGAGCAGGGTCTGCTCAATGTGCCGGCCTTCGATCACCCCCTGATTATGGCCGCCCAGGGCAGCATCGGCCTCGAAATCCTCGAAGATCTGCCCGAAGTGGATACTTTGCTGGTCCCCATCGGCGGCGGCGGATTGATTGCCGGAATCTCCACCGCCATCAAGAGTCTGCGTCCCGCTACCCGCATCATCGGGGTCGAAGCGGCGCAAGCCGCCGCGGCACTCAGGTCGCGCCACGCGGGACACAGGGTAGCGCTGCCCGAAGCCCATTCCCTGGCCGACGGCATTGCTCTCAAAGCAGTGGGTGAGCTGACGTACCCGGTAATCGAACAACGGGTCGACGATATTCTTACCGTTGAGGAAGAGGCCATCGCTCAGGCCATCGTCACTCTGCTGGAAAAGGCCAAGCTGGTAACCGAAGGGGCCGGCGCCGTAGGACCGGCAGCTCTGTTCAGCGCCGCGCCGCCGCTTCATCGCGGCACCACGGTGTGTGTTCTCTCGGGGGGAAATATCGACGTTCAGACCCTGGCGCGGGTGGTGGAAAGGGGATTGCTGGAAGAAGGGCGCTATCTCAAGCTGCGACTGGAATTGCCCGATGTGCCTGGCGCCCTGGCGCGGCTCACCGCGATCCTGGGCGAGGCCGGGGCCAATATCTTTGCCGTGCGCCATGATCGACGCCGTTCACATCTACCGCTGGGCCGCGCCGAGGTACTGCTTGAACTCGAAACACGCGGCCCCGAGCATATCGCTGCGGTGCGTCGGCGACTCGCCCGGGAAGGCTACGACAGCGATGCCCTGAGATAAGGTTCGGCGCAGACCGACTGTTGCACTTGGAGCACATAGCCGGTGGTTTCGCCGTCTACCCTCAGGGGCGAAAGTTTGACCTGCACCTCGAGCGGCCCGTCGCCAGACCGCGCCAGCACGCATGAGTGCGGCGGTGTGGCAACACCGTTGCGCAGATCTCCCAGGCTGTTGCGCAATTTCTGGCGCGCGTCGTCGGCAAAGATATCGAGATCCAGAAGATTGCGCCCAACCAGATCCGTTCGCTCACATCCGCAAAGCGCAAGCAAGGGTTTGCTGCAAAACAGGATCAACCCGTTGGAATTGAGTCGCGCCGTGCCGTATTCAGCACCCTCGACAAGCAACTGGTACTCGCGGCGCACCGCGCCGAGCAGGGCGTTTTCCTGCGCTAGGGCGCGGCACTGATTCTGCAACTCCGCCAAAGTGTCCTGGAGACCAGGCTGCACATCCTCCGAGCCGTCCGCGGGCGTCTCTGGGCGAAGCCGGAGCCGCCACCCCAGAGCCGCCGCAACCATCAGCAGGATCAATTGCCCCGCCAGTTGCACCCGCGCAAAAGAGTACCAAGGAGCGACAATTTCGCTCTCCGGCGTCGCCAAAATCAGGGTCAGGGGCGCATCCCCGGCATTAAGGGGCAAATGGGTCACCAGCCAGCGCTCGTCCGCAAGGGCGAGGACCAAACCGCCGTGAGCACCGCGCGCCAATCTGCGCCGCAACTCCGGATCGCCGGCGACCTGCAGATCTAAGGCGGGGGGCGCCGCGAGCAGCGGCAAAAAAGTCTCCCGGCGCCGATCAAACAGGCTCATGTGACTTTCGGCCAGGCGTCCTTCGCTAATGGTTAAGCCTTCAACCGCCGCCGCCAGAGAGGCCAGATCTTTGCTGCCCTGGCGCTCAAGAAAAAGCGCGCCCTGACGGGCCAACCACAGTTGACGCTCAAGGTAGGCGTCAGCGGCCTGGGCGCGGGTATGGCCCACCTGCCAAAGGCTTACAACGACATAGGCCAGAAGCACAACGGCCGCCGCCCCAATCCAGATTCTGCGTTTCACAGCAACCGCCTTTTTGAGTTTTTCCTTATGAACCATGAGCAATATTAGCTCATTTTTATTTTTTTCTCAAGAGCCTCCTGCTTGTTTTCAGGCTATTTCTGTTCGGCACCGTCCATTACGATGGCCACAAGCGTTGCCGGCGCGCCATGCGATGCGTACTGAACAGATGTATCCGTTGATGGTTAGGCGAGTTGGGGAAGGCGCCCTGGTCCATATCGGCGCCTGGGAGCATCTGAAGGGCAAGGAAGGAAAAGGCTTTACAGCCAGCCGGCCGATCTCAGGCGGCAGCAAAATCGCCAGCCGCCAGACACACCCCTGCACTTAGTTCAGGAAGGTTTTTCCCGGTGTACCGCCAGAGGCCCCCACGCCTGATCCACGGACATTACTTCGAGGCTGTTGATATTGACGTGAGGCGGCACACTGGCCACCCAGACGATGATTTCGGCCAGATTTTCGGCCGTGAGGGGGCGGGTATCGGCGTAGACCTGCTCGGCGCGCTCGGTGTCGCCCTTGAAGCGCACCTTGGAAAACTCGGTTTCGGCCATTCCGGGGGCCACACAGCTTGCTCGCACCCCGGTTCCGAGCAGGTCGGCACGTAGATTGCGGGTAAACTGGGCGACAAAAGCCTTGGTGCCGCCGTAGACGTTGCCGCCGGGATAAGGCCAGTCGCCGGCGGTGGAACTGATGTTGATCACATGGCCGCGCCGACGCGCGACCATGTCCGGAAGCAACAGGCGGGTGCAGTACATCAGGCCCTTGATGTTGGTGTCGACCATGGCATCCCAGTCGTCGAGATCGGTTTTGTGCGCCGGTTCAAGGCCCAGGGCCAGCCCGGCGTTATTGACCAGCACGTCGACTTCGGCGAAGTCCGCCGGTAATCCGGCGAGTGCGCCCTCAACGGCGGCGCGCTCGCGCAGGTCGAGAACCAAGGGGTGCACTTGGGTGATCTCAGCCAACTGCCGGGCCAAGCTTTCAAGCTGCGGGGCACGGCGGGCGACGAGAACCAGTCGATCGCCCCGGGCGGCAAAGGCGCGGGCGCAGGCAGCGCCGAAGCCTGAGGAAGCACCGGTGATAAAAACGGTTCGAGCCATGCAGAAACCTCCTGTGCAAGCAACTCCGGATCAGAGAATATGGGCGAAGTGGGTTTGCAGATAGTGCGCGGTAGCGCTTGCGGGTGAGCGCTTGAGCAGAGCGCGCAAGGCGGCAAGATCATCGAGATCCTCCCAGGGCGCGAGCTCTTGCAACCCAATCCCCGCCTCGCGTGCGCGCTTGCGGGTCAGGGCCAGAACCTGCGGCGTACTCCAGGGGATATCCATAAAGAGCTCCGGGTAATGGCGGCTTTCACCAATCAGCACATAGCCTCCGTCCTGTGCCGGAGCAACGACAACTTCCTGCTCGCCCAGAACGGTAAAGGCCGCCTGCACGTGGCTGAGGGGCAGATCGGGACTGTCAGTGCCGCTAAGCACGGCCGCTCGGGCGCCAGCCGCCAACAACCCGCTCAGGGCGTTGCCCATGCGCGTGCCGAGATCCGCGCCCTGCTGCGCGAGCAAGTCCACGCCGGGGAAAGCGCGCACAAAATAATCGCGCGCACCGGCGTAAAAAATCACCGTCCGCCAAGCGCCGGCGCTCAGGCGCGCAACGCTTTCCCGCAGACTCACCGTGTACAAGTCGGCCGCCTCCGCGGGCGACAGGGGCGGGCAAAAACGCGTTTTGACTTGTCCGGACAGCGGCTCCTTGGCAAAGATCCCCAGAACGTTTTTCCCATGGAACCTGGCGTCCCGCACCTTATCCACACCTTCCACAGACTTATCCACAGGCGGTTTCTACAGCGGCCGCGCGTGGCTCTCGACCAAAGCATAGGCCGAATGATTGTGGATCGATTCGAAATTCTCGCACTCGACCTGAAACCAGGTGATTTCTGGCACGGCGGAGAGCTTCTGGGTCACGGCACGCACGATGTCTTCGACGAACATGGGGTTGTCGTAGGCCTGCTCGGTCACCGCCTTTTCGTCCTCGCGCTTGAGCAGGGCATAAACCGGGGCGCTGGCGCACTGCTCGAGCCAGCTGACCAGATCTTCGATCCAGACATGGCCCTGGTAACGGATCTGCACGCTGAGAAGGCTGCGTTGGTTGTGGGCGCCGCGCGCGCTGATGTCGCGTGAACAGGGGCACAGGGAGGTCACTGGTACGCTGACGCCGAGGACGAAATCCTGCTCCTCGCCGAGAATGCCGATCATGCGACACTGGTACTCCATGAGGCTGCGCGCCCCGGAAACCGGGGCGCTCTTTTCGATGAAGTAGGGAAAATCGAGCTCCAGGTGGGCGCGACTCGCTTCGAGGCGCTGTTTCATCTCGCGCAGCATGGTGTCGAGGCTCTCTATGCTGATTTCGCCGTGATAGAGGTTGAGAACCTCGATGAAACGGCTCATGTGAGTGCCCTTGAAATGATGGGGCAGATCCACGTACATGTTGACCCTTGCCACCGTATGCTGGCGGGCCTTGCTTTTGTCCATGACGACGATGGGATAGCGGATGTTTTTCACCCCCACCTTGTCGATGGCGATGTTGCGGGTATCGGGAGTTTTCTGCACGTCTCGCATGAAGATTCTCTTTCTAGGCGTATTTGAGCGGATCCTCTACCCCCGCCTCGGCAAAACCCTTGAGGCGCAGGCGGCAGGAATCGCAGCGGCCGCAGGCCAGACCCTCGGGCAAAGGATCGTAGCAGGAATGGGTGAGGGCGTAATCGACGCCCAGAGCGAGACCGCGCTGGATGATCTGCGCCTTGGTGAGATCGATGAGCGGCGTGTGAATGCGGTAGCGCCCCTGCCCTTCGACTGCGGCGCGGGTAGCGAGATTGGCCAGTTGCTCAAAGGCGGCGATATACTCCGGGCGACAATCGGGATAGCCCGAATAATCAAGGGCATTGACGCCGATGAAAATGTCGAAGGCTCCCAGCACCTCGGCCCAGCTCAGAGCGAAAGAGAGAAACAATGTATTGCGGGCCGGTACGTAGGTCACCGGGATCGCCCCTTCCTCAATCCCGTCCTTAGGTACCTGGCCCTCGGCGGTCAACGCACTGCCGCCGATGCGACGCATGTCGACCTCGACCACCAGGTGCTCGGCCGCGCCGATGCGCGGCGCGTACTCGCGGGCCTTGTCCAGTTCAATGCTGTGGCGCTGGCCGTAGGCGAAGGACAGGGCATAGGACGCAAAACCCGCGCGGCCGGCCAGCGCCATGCAGGTGGTGGAATCAAGTCCGCCGCTGTAAAGGATGACGGCTTTTTTCATCGGTCGAATCTCGTCTTTTTTGGGATTGGGGGAGAGAATCGCTGTTTTGAGGTCTCTCCTGCCAGACGGCTAACGCCGAAGGCCCGGTTTTCGTTAGTGCACTTCGTAGAAATCTCCAACCCCGATGCGATGCACCTTCATCAGATTGGTGGTACCCGGCGCCGAGACAGGACTGCCCATGGTGATAACCACCACGTCGCCGCGCTTGAGCACTCCGGCGGCGAGCACCGCCTTTTCCACCGAGCGGATCTGCGCCTCGGTGTCCCCTTCGATGTCGACACGAATCGAGCGGATGCCGGCGTAGAGAGCCAGTCGGCGGCGCACACGGGGTGAAGGAGTAACAGCGAAGATGGGCACGCTGGGCCGAAACTTGGCCACCAGGGCGGCGGTACTGCCGGTCTGGGTGAACGCCAGGATCCCCGTGGTACTGAGGGATTTGGCCACCTGGCAGGCGGCCTGGCCGATGGCTTCGGGCAGGCTGCGATAACCGCGCGTTTCGGAAATGGTGTGAAAAACCATTTCGCGCAGATTGGGATCGGACTCCACGTCGTGGGCCACGCGCGCCATGAGCGTGACCGCTTCCACCGGATATTGACCCGCTGCGGTTTCGCCCGAGAGCATCACTGCGTCGGTGCCATCAAGTATGGCGTTGGCCACATCGGAGGTTTCGGCACGGGTCGGGCGTGGATTGCCGATCATACTCTCTAGCATCTGGGTCGCGGTGATCACCGGTTTGCCGACCTCGTTGCATTCGCGAATAATGCGCTTCTGGATCAGCGGAACCTTCTCCGGCGGCATTTCCACGCCAAGATCGCCGCGCGCCACCATGATACCGTCGGCCGCTTCAAGAATCGCGGAAAAATTGTCGACTGCTTCGGGCTTTTCGATTTTCGCAATCACCTGAATGTCGGATTTTGCCTGGTAAAGACGGTTTTTCAGCTCCCAAACATCCTCGGGACGCCGCACAAAGGACAGAGCGATAAAATCGACCTCATGCTCCACGCAGAAGGCGAGATCCTCAACGTCCTTTTCCGTGAGAGCCGGGGCCGAAACCTTAACCCCGGGCAGATTCATGCCCTTGCGGTCCTTGAGAGCGCCGCCGACCTTGACCCGGCAGCGCACCTCACCATTGACGACACCCAGCACCTCAAGTTCCATCAGGCCATCATCAAGCAGGATACGATCACCAATTTCCACGTCGCCGGGCAGGGCTTCATAGATGGTGGGGATCACCCCGTCGGCGCCGAGGACCTCGCGCGTGGTGATGAGCACCTCCTGCCCGACTTCAAGCAACATCTGCCCGCCGCGCATGAGTCCGGTACGGATTTTGGGGCCCTGCAGGTCGCCGATGATGCCTACGGCACAGCGGCGGCGCACGGAAAGAGCGCGAATGGTGCGGATCCACTGCGCTTTGTCGGCATGACTGCCGTGGGAAAAATTCAGACGAAAGACATCGGCGCCGGCCTCCATGAGAGCCAGTAATTTCTCCTCGTTGGCGCAGGACGGGCCGACAGTGGCAACGATTTTGGTGCGACGGAACATAGCTGAACTCCCTGGACTCAAAAAAAGTAACTTTAGCCGCGGCACACGCTGAAATGTTACCAAAAAACAAACAAAAAGACCCTCGCCCGGCAGGGAAAAGGGTCTGAACTATCTGGCATCGGGCCCTGTCAATGATGGTAGCGGCCTTTATACTGGGTGTGCGCCCGATCAGGACCCTTATGGCAGCGAAAACAGCGCTGTTCAGTAAGTTTCTGCTGCTCCAGGGTCGAAGCTTCGGGCGGCATTACCGAGGTCGGCTGCTGCCAGGCAGGCGTCCCGCTTTCATCACTGAGATAGACCGGCGCGATGGCAACACTCCAATCATTGCTGATAGCCGCCTGATGGCACTGATCACAGCCTCCCGGCGGCGGAATCGCTTTCCAGGATCCCAACATGGCACAACCCACCAACCCGGCGGCGGCAACCAGAAAAATCAACAATCCCTTCATACTGCAAACCTCTCCCGATAAAATCTTAGTTCATGATAACACAGGCGGCGGCGATGGCAAACGGCAAAACGGTTGCCCCCCTCTAGGACCCCATGGTAACATGCGCCTTTTGAAAGTCACCGGAAAAAGGATTTTTTTTCGCCTTATGTCAATCGGACGCCTCCTCAAATATCTGAGCCTGTTGTTGCTTTTCATGGTGGTCAGCGCGGCGGGCTTGCTGGCCGCGGCCTATGTCTATGTCGCCGGTGATCTGCCGCGGGTCGACACTCTGTCCGACTATCGGCCGCCGATCATCACCCGGGTCTACAGTGACGATGGCGCGGTGATCGCCGAATACTCGCGGGAGCGCCGCATCCTGGTGCCCGTCGAGCGCTTGCCGCAGCAGTTGGTCAATGCCTTTGTCGCTGCGGAAGACTCCCAGTTTTTCCGCCACCAGGGCATAGACTTCATCTCCATTGTGCGTGCCGCCATTCGCAACCTGCAAGCCGGCGGCATCGTCCAGGGCGGCAGCACCATCACCCAGCAGGTGGCAAAGAGCATGCTGCTGACTCCGGAGCGCAAATTCTCGCGCAAGTTCAAAGAGGCCATCCTGGCCTGGCGCATGGAGCAGCGACTGTCCAAAGAGGGCATTCTCTACCTCTACCTGAATCAAATTTACCTCGGCCACGCCGCTTATGGTGTGCAGGCCGCCGCCGAAAACTACTTCAATAAAGACGTGCAGGAACTCACCTTGGCCGAATGCGCCATGCTCGCCGGCCTGCCCCAGGCGCCGAGCCGCTTTTCGCCTTATCGAAATTTTTCCGGCGCCAAGGAGCGCCAGCGTTATGTTCTCAATCGCATGGCCGATGAAGGCTTCATCAGCGCCGATGAGGCGCGCGCGGCCTTCGCCGAAGAGTTGACCATTCATCCCCGGGTCAACCGCCACATCGCAGGCGCCGCCTATTTTACCGAGCAGGTACGGCGCTACCTGGAACAGAATTACGGCGAGGACCTGCTCTACAACGGCGGTCTCGAGGTTCATACATCCATGAACCTCGGCATGCAGCAGGCCGCTCAGGCGGCGGTGCGCGACAATCTGCGCGACCACGACAAGCGTCGCGGCTATCGCGGCCCCCTGCGGGTTTTGGCCCCGGCGGAAGTGGATGATTTTTTGCTGCGGCAGCAAGAGAGCCTCGACAGCGCTGCGCCCGAGGCAGATACCCTGCATGAAGCGGTTCTTACCGGCTCTGATGAGCGCAGGTTGCGTCTGCGCCTGGGCGCCCGGAGCGGCACCATCGAGCGTAGCGAGGCGCGGTGGGCCGGCACCATCGAAGTCGTGGCCGCCGATCGCCCGGCGGCGGGTAATGCCAATGGCGGACGCACACGTCTGCCTTTGGGGTCGGTCGTGCAGGTCCGCATCACCAAGGTCAATGCGGACGGTTCGCTGAGTCTCGCCCTGGAGCAGGAACCCCTGGCTCAGGGAGCTCTGATCGCTCTGGATCCGCGCAACGGCCTGGTCCGGGCCATGGTGGGCGGCTATGATTTCGGCACCAGCCAGTTCAACCGCACCATCCAGGCACGGCGCCTGCCCGGGTCGGCAATCAAACCCCTCATCTATGCCGCCGCCCTCGACCGCGGCTATACCCCGGCGACACTGATTCTCGACAATCCCGTGATCTATCGCGAGGTGAGCGCTTCTGGCGAAGAAACCGAATGGCGGCCGAAAAACTACGATGATAAATTTATAGGTCAGACCAGTTTCCGCGAGGCGCTCGCCCTATCACGCAACGTGGTGACCATAAAAATTCTCGAGGATATCGGCCTCGGCTATGCCCTTAACTATGCCCGCAAACTCGGTATCGAGGCGCCCCTGCCCCGCGACTTGACTCTGGCTCTGGGTTCGGCCGCCATGACCCCCATGGAGTTGACCAGCGCCTACAGTGTTTTCGCCAGTGGCGGGGTGCGCACCTCGCCTTCGTATATCGTGCGCATTAAGGATCGTGACGGACGCGTTCTCGAATCCATCGATCCCGGCGACTTTCCCATGGGCCTGGGCGCCGGACAGCGCCTACTGGGGCAATCGCCCGAGCGGGTCATCTCGCCGACCACCGCCTACCTCGTCACCAATCTGCTGGAAAGCGCGGTGCAGGACGGCACCGGGCAGCGCGCCAAGGTTCTTAATCGGCCGGTGGCGGGGAAAACCGGCACCACCAATGAGCTCAAGGACGCCTGGTTCATCGGTTACGTGCCGCAACTGGTCGCCGCGTCCTGGGTCGGCTACGATCAGGAACGGTCCCTGGGTCGATATGAAACCGGTGCGCGAGCGGCCGCGCCGGCATGGATTTCCTTCATGCAGGAGGCGGTCAGGGATCTGCCGCCCGCCCACTTTCCCGTACCCGATTCCATCGAATTTCGTCCCATTGATCCGCGCACCGGACTGCTCACCACCGAGGATGCCGAACACCTGCGCTTCGAGGCCTTCGCACCCGGTAGCGCCCCGACGCGCTACAGCATGGACGAGAAGGATCTCAAGGCTCAGGACTTTTTCCGCCTGGATCTGGAAGATCTCTATTAACAAGGGGAGAATCCTCCACGGCCTCCGGCAGCAAGGCCGCGGGAAGTTCGCGCCCCTGCTGCCGCCAGAAATAGGCCGCGCCGGGATGCAAGGGGATGTTGATCCCTGTAAGGGCGGCGGCGGCGGAAAAATCAGCCAGCACGGGATGCACACGGCGCAGCGACTTTACCCCCTCTTCGCTGTAGACCCCCTCAAGAATACGCCACACCATATCCCGTGAGAGGTGCCGCCCGGCCACCAGCAGCGCGCTGTCCTCAAAACTGCTCACCGCCTGCTGCTGTCCCTCGTAGGTTCCGGAAGCGATATCCACCGGTCGGTAATAGGGGTTGAGTTCAAAAAAACGCACCATCCCCGCGACATCGCGCAAATTTATCAGGCGCAGAGGCCGTTGCGCCAACGCCGCCTCAAAGGAGGCGCTGGGCACTCCAACCATTTCCCATACCGCCACCACATTGCCGCGAAGCAACTCGCTCACCGCCATGTCATACCCCAGATAGACGGGCACGATCTGCTCCCAGATACCCAGAGCGCGAAAATAACGCTCCGCCGCGCGGGCAGCGCCTGATCCGGGGTTGCCCACCGCGATCCGCGCTCCTCTGAGCTGCTCAGGCCGAGTGATGCGGCTGCGTTCGAGCACTGCCAACTGAGCTACCGCACCGAACAGGCGTGCCGCGGGAAGGGCATTTTTCAGCTGCACCGGCACGGGCTTCTCGTCCGGGCCGCCGCTCACCCAGAAATCTGCGGCATACACCAGGCCAAGATCCATCTGCTCGCGCTCCAAGGCGCGCAGATTGGCGACAGAGCCGCCGCTGCGCTCGACCATGAAACGGTACCCCGGGTGGTGGGGCTGCAACACCTCGACCAACCCCTCGCCCACCAGTTGAAAGGTTCCGCCATAGGGACCCCCGCCGAGACGCAGGGTGCGACTGCGCTGCTCGCAACCACCCAGGGTCGAGGCCATAAGCCCCACAGCCATCAGAACAAAAATCGAAAAAACAAAAACGCGCTTCAATGAACCCTCACCGTGAATTGACCACCCCC
Proteins encoded:
- the folE2 gene encoding GTP cyclohydrolase FolE2, giving the protein MRDVQKTPDTRNIAIDKVGVKNIRYPIVVMDKSKARQHTVARVNMYVDLPHHFKGTHMSRFIEVLNLYHGEISIESLDTMLREMKQRLEASRAHLELDFPYFIEKSAPVSGARSLMEYQCRMIGILGEEQDFVLGVSVPVTSLCPCSRDISARGAHNQRSLLSVQIRYQGHVWIEDLVSWLEQCASAPVYALLKREDEKAVTEQAYDNPMFVEDIVRAVTQKLSAVPEITWFQVECENFESIHNHSAYALVESHARPL
- a CDS encoding TIGR04282 family arsenosugar biosynthesis glycosyltransferase, producing MDKSVEGVDKVRDARFHGKNVLGIFAKEPLSGQVKTRFCPPLSPAEAADLYTVSLRESVARLSAGAWRTVIFYAGARDYFVRAFPGVDLLAQQGADLGTRMGNALSGLLAAGARAAVLSGTDSPDLPLSHVQAAFTVLGEQEVVVAPAQDGGYVLIGESRHYPELFMDIPWSTPQVLALTRKRAREAGIGLQELAPWEDLDDLAALRALLKRSPASATAHYLQTHFAHIL
- the pyk gene encoding pyruvate kinase, which gives rise to MFRRTKIVATVGPSCANEEKLLALMEAGADVFRLNFSHGSHADKAQWIRTIRALSVRRRCAVGIIGDLQGPKIRTGLMRGGQMLLEVGQEVLITTREVLGADGVIPTIYEALPGDVEIGDRILLDDGLMELEVLGVVNGEVRCRVKVGGALKDRKGMNLPGVKVSAPALTEKDVEDLAFCVEHEVDFIALSFVRRPEDVWELKNRLYQAKSDIQVIAKIEKPEAVDNFSAILEAADGIMVARGDLGVEMPPEKVPLIQKRIIRECNEVGKPVITATQMLESMIGNPRPTRAETSDVANAILDGTDAVMLSGETAAGQYPVEAVTLMARVAHDVESDPNLREMVFHTISETRGYRSLPEAIGQAACQVAKSLSTTGILAFTQTGSTAALVAKFRPSVPIFAVTPSPRVRRRLALYAGIRSIRVDIEGDTEAQIRSVEKAVLAAGVLKRGDVVVITMGSPVSAPGTTNLMKVHRIGVGDFYEVH
- a CDS encoding ExbD/TolR family protein, which gives rise to MEVGRRDAGGRRMLSQINVTPFVDVMLVLLIMFMVTVPMMQSGVEVNLPEVADAPTLDQVQDPLVVSVTRGGEISIGQVLVESPEQLLPVLRQVMVGRETQEVFLEADRDVPYGRVVQVMAAIRGAGIEKLGMIAQPPEEPASRRR
- a CDS encoding PAS domain-containing protein, producing the protein MKRRIWIGAAAVVLLAYVVVSLWQVGHTRAQAADAYLERQLWLARQGALFLERQGSKDLASLAAAVEGLTISEGRLAESHMSLFDRRRETFLPLLAAPPALDLQVAGDPELRRRLARGAHGGLVLALADERWLVTHLPLNAGDAPLTLILATPESEIVAPWYSFARVQLAGQLILLMVAAALGWRLRLRPETPADGSEDVQPGLQDTLAELQNQCRALAQENALLGAVRREYQLLVEGAEYGTARLNSNGLILFCSKPLLALCGCERTDLVGRNLLDLDIFADDARQKLRNSLGDLRNGVATPPHSCVLARSGDGPLEVQVKLSPLRVDGETTGYVLQVQQSVCAEPYLRASLS
- a CDS encoding SDR family NAD(P)-dependent oxidoreductase, which produces MARTVFITGASSGFGAACARAFAARGDRLVLVARRAPQLESLARQLAEITQVHPLVLDLRERAAVEGALAGLPADFAEVDVLVNNAGLALGLEPAHKTDLDDWDAMVDTNIKGLMYCTRLLLPDMVARRRGHVINISSTAGDWPYPGGNVYGGTKAFVAQFTRNLRADLLGTGVRASCVAPGMAETEFSKVRFKGDTERAEQVYADTRPLTAENLAEIIVWVASVPPHVNINSLEVMSVDQAWGPLAVHREKPS
- the queC gene encoding 7-cyano-7-deazaguanine synthase QueC, with product MKKAVILYSGGLDSTTCMALAGRAGFASYALSFAYGQRHSIELDKAREYAPRIGAAEHLVVEVDMRRIGGSALTAEGQVPKDGIEEGAIPVTYVPARNTLFLSFALSWAEVLGAFDIFIGVNALDYSGYPDCRPEYIAAFEQLANLATRAAVEGQGRYRIHTPLIDLTKAQIIQRGLALGVDYALTHSCYDPLPEGLACGRCDSCRLRLKGFAEAGVEDPLKYA
- the tolQ gene encoding protein TolQ, which encodes MDMLLEAGPVVKLVVLILIYSSVVSWAIIFYKGRVVYRAMRDSQRFLDFFWAKKRFDVISQGLRDFPHAPLSVLFREAYQELIKGQRRREGEDAPQSFDFSGGDNVARALRRATTSEIQRLEKYLPFLATTGSIAPFIGLFGTVWGIMDSFHEIGETGSASLAVVAPGISEALLATAIGLAAAIPAVVGYNHYLAKITNLSNQMDNFSQEFLNIVERMGRR
- the ilvA gene encoding threonine ammonia-lyase — translated: MIELADIRRAAAHLQGRVRRTELIHSPYLSERLGSPLFFKCENLQRTGSFKIRGATWFLACQERARLAAGVITASAGNHAQGVALAATLAGIQATVVMPETTPLAKVLAARDYGARVILRGSTYDEAAAVARTLEQEQGLLNVPAFDHPLIMAAQGSIGLEILEDLPEVDTLLVPIGGGGLIAGISTAIKSLRPATRIIGVEAAQAAAALRSRHAGHRVALPEAHSLADGIALKAVGELTYPVIEQRVDDILTVEEEAIAQAIVTLLEKAKLVTEGAGAVGPAALFSAAPPLHRGTTVCVLSGGNIDVQTLARVVERGLLEEGRYLKLRLELPDVPGALARLTAILGEAGANIFAVRHDRRRSHLPLGRAEVLLELETRGPEHIAAVRRRLAREGYDSDALR